A genomic region of Octopus sinensis linkage group LG2, ASM634580v1, whole genome shotgun sequence contains the following coding sequences:
- the LOC115232535 gene encoding V-type proton ATPase subunit G yields MASQSAGIQQLLAAEKKAAEKVAEARKRKARRLKQAKEEAQAEIESFRAESDSKYKEYENKVLGSRGDMEQSIQDSTQRKIVDLNNMVKKNREYALKKLLDMVYDIKPELHENFKSL; encoded by the exons ATGGCTAGTCAATCTGCTGGAATACAACAACTTTTGGCTGCTGAAAAGAAAGCTGCCGAGAAAGTAGCCGAAGCTAGAAAGC GAAAAGCAAGGCGTCTTaaacaagcaaaagaagaagCACAAGCAGAAATCGAAAGTTTCCGTGCAGAGTCTGACTCGAAATACAAAGAATATGAGAACAAG gTTCTTGGTTCACGAGGTGATATGGAACAAAGTATTCAAGATAGCACTCAACGGAAAATAGTAGATCTTAACAACATGGTGAAGAAGAATAGAGAATATGCTTTGAAGAAACTTCTAGATATGGTGTATGATATTAAACCAGAGTTACATGAAAATTTTAAATCCTTGTAA